In Lepidochelys kempii isolate rLepKem1 chromosome 10, rLepKem1.hap2, whole genome shotgun sequence, a single window of DNA contains:
- the SLC51B gene encoding organic solute transporter subunit beta: protein MKSLWIILFLLVQGTQGFLIQNVKVKLCLQASTTDENLLLEDCNPTSEFQHWSWQDNSLINQGTRKCLSSDEANSVRSSPCESAAHANWECVNFMLHSVGSIRMYLTAEKNKATLTNTKSPSSRWRVSRGQSVCDQKPAKAEGSRYFAMALTTAQMHDEVEGNPISGMSQEQLQEMLWFFRTEDSSTWNYSILVLSFVVLFLGLLLLGINIMANRNRKIILMCEQAAKPAEPEAKPPFVDLKEDNNLNPFMQDLLPKGQRPGEVLVQWKDGSVTALYAEKSEEDM, encoded by the exons ATGAAGTCACTCTGGATAATCCTCTTTCTACTGGTGCAAG GCACACAGGGTTTTCTCATTCAAAACGTTAAAGTCAAGCTGTGTTTACAAGCCAGCACAACAGATGAGAATTTACTTTTAGAGGACTGTAATCCCACTTCAGAGTTCCAACACTGGTCTTGGCAAGACAACTCCTTGATCAATCAAGGCACCAGGAAATGTCTGTCTTCAGATGAAGCCAACAGCGTGCGGTCAAGTCCCTGTGAAAGTGCAGCACATGCAAACTGGGAGTGTGTTAATTTCATGCTGCACTCTGTGGGCAGCATCCGTATGTACCTGACTGCAGAAAAGAATAAAGCCACTCTGACGAATACAAAAAGCCCAAGTTCCCGATGGCGAGTCAGTAGGGGGCAGAGCGTATGCGATCAGAAGCCAG CAAAGGCAGAGGGCAGTAGATATTTCGCTATGGCTCTTACCACCGCACAAATGCATGACGAGGTGGAAGGCAATCCCATTTCTGGAATGTCTCAAGAACAACTACAGGAGATGTTGTGGTTTTTCCGGACAGAAGATT CATCCACGTGGAATTATTCCATTCTAGTCCTGTCCTTTGTGGTTCTGTTTCTGGGCCTCCTTCTTCTGGGAATAAACATCATGGCAAACAG AAATAGGAAGATTATCCTCATGTGTGAACAAGCTGCCAAACCAGCTGAGCCGGAAGCCAAGCCACCCTTTGTggatttgaaggaagataatAACTTGAATCCTTTCATGCAAGATTTGCTGCCCAAAGGACAAAGACCAGGGGAGGTTTTGGTTCAGTGGAAGGATGGCAGTGTTACAGCCCTGTATGCAGAGAAGTCTGAGGAGGACATGTAA